A segment of the Streptomyces pactum genome:
ACCTCCCTGATCCAGACCATCGGCCGCGCGGCGCGCAATGTCTCCGGCCAGGTTCACATGTACGCCGACAAGATCACGCCGGCGATGGAGAAGGCGATCGACGAGACCAACCGCCGCCGTGAGAAGCAGGTCGCGTTCAACAAGGCGAACGGCATCGACCCGCAGCCGCTCCGCAAGAAGATCAACGACATCGTCGCGCAGATCGCGCGCGAGGACGTCGACACCGAGCAACTGCTCGGCTCGGGCTACCGCCAGTCGAAGGACGGCAAGGGTGCGAAGGCTCCCGTGCCCGCCCTCGGCGGCCAGGCGACGGCCGGTGGCAAGACGGCCAAGGGCAAGGCCAAGGGCAGGGAGACCGTGCCGACCGACCGGCCCGCGGCGGAGCTCGCCGAACAGATCGAGGACCTCACCACCCGGATGCGCGCGGCCGCCGCGGACCTGCAGTTCGAGATCGCGGCCCGGCTGCGCGACGAGGTCTCCGAGATGAAGAAGGAACTGCGTCAGATGAAGGAGGCCGGTCTGGCCTGACGGCCCGCCCGGGCACGCGCTGTGTTGCAAGACCGACACAAAGTGCGGACCAGGGTAGGGCGCTGTCAGTGTCCCTGCGTAGGGTTCTGGTCAACCGCGGGGACCGCGGCAACAGGGGACAGTTCGAGAGGGGATCAGCGCGTGACCGTCAACATGACCAAGGGTCAGGCCATCAGTCTGCAGAAGAACGACGGCGGCAGCCTGACGTCGGTGCGCATGGGTCTCGGCTGGCAGGCGGCCCCCCGGCGTGGGCTGTTCGGCTCGCGCACCCGAGAGGTCGACCTGGACGCCTCCGCCGTCCTGTTCGCGGACAAGCAGCCGGTCGACGTCGTCTTCTTCCGCCACCTGGTGAGCGACGACGGCTCGGTGCGCCACACCGGGGACAACCTCGTCGGCGGTGTCGGCCAGGGCGGCGACGACGAGGCGATCCTCGTCGACCTGCAGCGCGTCCCGGTCCACATCGACCAGATCGTCTTCACCGTCAACTCCTTCACGGGTCAGACCTTCCAGGAAGTGCAGAACGCGTTCTGCCGCCTGGTCGACGAGACCAACGGCCAGGAGCTCGCCCGCTACACGCTGGCCGGCGGTGGCGCCTACACGGCCCAGATCATGGCGAAGGTGCACCGTGCGGGCCAGGGCTGGGCGATGACCGCCATCGGTTCCCCGGCCAACGGCCGCACCTTCCAGGACCTGATGCCGGCGATCCTGCCGGTCCTGTAGCAGGCCGGCACCAAACGGCCGGTCCCGCGAGCGGGACGGGCGGGCGCCGCGCGGCACATCACGAGTGACACAGGCGAGTGACACAGGGGGAAGGCGATGACGGCCGAGCTGACGCGGGGACAGAACCACCCGCTTCCCCGGGCCCGTCTCGAGATCCGGGTCTCGGCCGGCACACCGATCGTGGCCGGAGCCACGCTCGGCGACGAAAACGGCAAGGTCCACGGCGTCGAGTGGGTGGCCCATCCGGGTACGCCCGCCCTGCCGGGACTGGAGGTATCGCGGCAGGCCGCCGCCGACCATCGTCTCGCGGTGGACCTGGACGCCGTGCCGGACGCGGTGCACCGCGTCAGTGTGCTGCTCGCCCTGCCCGCCGGCGGGCAGGGTCCGGGCCGCTTCGGGGCTGTCGCCGCCCCCTTCGTCGCCGTCACGGGCCTCGACGGGGACGAGGTCGCCAGCTACACCATCACCGGTCTGGAAGCCGAGTCCGCCGTCGTCGCGCTGGAGCTCTACCGACGGCAGGGCGCCTGGAAGGTGCGCGCCGTCGGTCAGGGCTACGCGGGGGGCATCGCCGAACTCCTCACCGACCAGGACCTGCCCCAGGCCCACCAACTGGCCCAGAACATCCAGGAGGCGGTGGCCGGCGGACTGGCCCGTTCGGTACCGGCGCCCCCGGCCCGGACGGTGGACGGCAACCGCCCCCGGCAGGCCGCCACCCCGGCACACGGTCCGGACCACGGCGCAGCCGCACCCCAGGGCAGTACCGGCCCCGTGTCCCCGGCTTCCCCGTACGACACCCGGAGCGGGTCCGACCCGCAGCCGCCCGAGGCCCCCGGACAGCACGGCACGCAGCAGCCGTGCCCGGCCGGGCCGGGGGACTCCACCAGCGCCGGCCAGTCGTCCGCGCCCACCGGCGGCGGCCCGATCGACTACAGCCACCCGCGTCGGCAGAACGCGGCTCCGCCTCCGCCTCCACCGACCGCGCGCCCGGCCGGACCCGGGCAGCCCGCGCGGCCCGTCGCGGGCGACGCCACCGGGTGGTCCATGGAGGAGCGGCTCTACAACCAGGTGTGGGGCATGTTCGAGGACCTGGCCCGCACCACGGCCGCGTACCGCAGCGCCGTCGACTTCGCCGACTCGCGCATGGAGAAGGAACTCGACCAGGTCCTGTCCGACCCGCGCAGCCGGATCGGCGGTCAGGGAGAGGCCGCCCGGGAGGCGGCGCGCACCCGGCACGCCCAGCTCGTGTCCCAGGCCCGGGAAGTCCTGGACCGGGACGTCGCTCAGCTCGCCGCCGAGGCGGAGGTGGTCGAACCCGCCCTGCCGGCGGCCTTCGCGCGCTGGGACAACCCCGTCTGGCACGGCTACCGCGTGCCCATGGAGATTCCCATGGCCCTGCGGCTGGGCGATCTCCATCTCCCCGAGGCGGACCGCGTCAGCATCCCCCTGCTGGTCCGGCTGCCGCTGGAGCGCGGCCTGTGGATCGACAGCGGGCGTTCCGCCTCGCTCGACGGTTCGTTCGCCGACTCCCACGAGATGCGGCGCCTGGGCCTGGAGGCGGCGGTCGCGCACGCGGCCAGGCTGCTCGCCGTCTATCCGGCGGGCGAGTTCACCGTGCACGTCATCGACCCGGCCGGATCAGGCTCGCAGGCACTGGCACCACTGGTGCGGACCGGCGTGCTCGCGGCCCCGCCCGCGCTGGGGGCCGCCGGGACGGCGGACGTGCTGGCCCGTCTCACCCAGCGCGTCGACCTGGTGCAGATGGCGCTGCGCGGAGGCGCTCCCGACGCGCTTCCGCCCGGTCTCGACACGTCCCAGCAGCTCCTGATCGTCAACGACTTCCCGCACGGCTTCGATGACCGGGCGGTGAACCAACTGCGCTATCTCGCCGACGAGGGGCCCGCTGTGGGCGTCCACCTGATGATGGTCGCCGACCGCGAGGAGTCCGCCGGTTACGGGCCGCTGCTCGACCCCCTGTGGCGCGCGCTGCTTCGGCTGACGCCGGTGGCCGACGACCACCTCGCCGACCCGTGGGTCGGGCATGCCTGGACGTACGAGCCCTCGCTCGTGCCCCCCGGCAGCCAGGTGCTCCAACACGTGCTCACCCAGGTCGCCGCGGCCCGTCGTCCATGGGACCGGTGACCGCCTCCGAGCTGTGCTTTTGAGCTTAATTTGCAAATCTCTTTACCATCCCTTGGGGAATGGGGTACTGTCGTCCGTACGGAGGGGAGTACTCCCTGTCTGTGCGGCGTACCCGTCAATACGGATCAGGCCAGATCCCGGGGCGTCGGCCCGTGGGTTCCGAGCGCGTCACCGCGTCCCGGACCCGGGTGGAAGAGACCTCCGGCAGCGACGACGCTGACATCTGCCGTGTGACGTACTGCCGGAGGCGTAGTAGTGGAAGTTTCTGTGACCCTGTGGGTCCTGACCGTCGTGGGCCTTGCTGCCTTGATCGGTGCCGATTTCTTCATCGGCCGCAAGCCGCACGACGTATCGATCAAGGAAGCCGGGATCTGGACGGCCGTCTGGATCGCCCTCGCGGGCCTCTTCGGAATAGGCCTGTTCGTCTTCGGTGGCGGTCAGCCCGCCGGTGAGTTCTTCGCGGGCTACATCACCGAGAAGTCCCTGAGTGTGGACAACCTCTTCGTCTTCATCCTGATCATGGCGAAGTTCGCGGTGCCCACGCAGTACCAGCAGCGAGTGCTCCTCGTGGGCGTCCTCGTGGCACTGGTCCTCAGGACCATCTTCATCGCGGCTGGTGCCGCGATCATCGCCAACTTCTCCTGGGTCTTCTACATCTTCGGGGCCTTCCTCATCTACACCGCCTGGAAGCTCATCCAGGAGGCGCGGGCCGACGAGGAGGACGAGGAGTTCGAGGAGAACAAGCTGCTCAAGGCGGCCGAGCGCCGCTTCGGCGTCGCCGACCGCTATCACGGCACCAAGCTGTGGATCGAGGAGAACGGCAAGCGGGTCATGACCCCGATGCTGGTCGTGATGCTCGCGATCGGCACCACCGACGTGCTCTTCGCGCTCGACTCCATCCCGGCGATCTTCGGCCTGACCCAGGACCCGTACATCGTGTTCACGGCCAACGCGTTCGCCCTGATGGGTCTGCGGCAGTTGTACTTCCTCCTCGGCGGTCTGCTGAGGAAGCTGGTGCACCTCTCCTACGGCCTGTCGGTCATCCTGGGCTTCATCGGCATCAAGCTGGTGCTGCACGCCCTGCACGAGTCAGGTGTCCACGTCCCTGAGATCAGCATCCCGGTCTCGCTCGGTGTGATCTGCGGCGTCCTGATCGTCACCACGATCACCAGTCTCCGTGCCTCCAAGAAGCAGGCCGAGGCGGAAGCGGCGGTCTCCAAGGACGACGACGCTCCGAAGGACAGCGTCGAGGCCTGACCGCGTACGGCTCCGAGTCGGACGTCAGAGACCACCACCGGGAGCGGCGAGCGGCGAAGAGCCGCCCGCCGCTCCCGGCGTGTGCCACGGCCGGGGTGAACGCGGCCTCCGGTCCGTGTGACAGAGAGTGCGGGGGTCATCTCTCTCTGCGACGATCTCCGCATGGTCACTCGACCCAGGACGCTCGTCACACAGTGGACGACCGTGACGCCCGTGATCGCGGTCGTGCTCCTGGCCTTCACGTGGGGGCGCGAGGTGCCCGGGGCGGTCGTCGCGCTGCTGACGATCGTCCTCGCGGTGGCCGTACTGGCCGCCGTGCACCACGCCGAGGTGGTCGCCCACCGGGTCGGCGAGCCTTTCGGCTCCCTGGTTCTCGCCGTCGCCGTCACGGTCATCGAGGTCGCGCTCATCGTGACCCTCATGGCGGACGGCGGCGACAAGAGCGCGACGCTGGCCAGGGACACGGTCTTCGCGGCCGTGATGATCACGTGCAACGGTGTGGTCGGCCTCAGTCTCCTGGTCGCCTCCCTGCGGCACGGCACCGCGGTGTTCAATCCGGAGGGCACCGGCGCGGCCCTCGCGACGGTCGCGACCCTGGCCACCCTCAGCCTCGTGCTGCCGACGTTCACCACCAGCGCTCCCGGACCGGAGTTCTCCACCGTCCAACTGACCTTCGCCGCGCTCTCCTCGCTGGTCCTCTACGGCCTGTTCATCGCGACCCTCACGGTGCGGCACCGCGACTACTTCCTGCCGATCACCCGCCAGGGAGGAGTGATCGCAGCCGAGGACCATGCCCACGCACCGTCCGCCCGCACCGCCCTGACCAGCCTGGGGCTGCTGGCCATGGCCCTGATCGGCGTGGTCGGCCTGGCCAAGGGGGTGTCGCCCACCATCGAGGGCGGAGTGGATGCCGCCGGGCTGCCCCACGCCGTCGTCGGCGTCATCATCGCCCTGCTGGTACTGCTTCCCGAGACCATCGCCGCCCTGCGCACCGCGCGCCGCGACCGCGTGCAGACCAGCCTGAACCTCGCGCTCGGCTCGGCGATGGCCAGCATCGGCCTGACCATCCCGGCGGTCGCCCTGGCCTCCGTATGGCTCTCCGGACCGCTGGTCCTCGGCCTCGGCTCCACCCACATGGTGCTGCTCGCCCTGACCGTGGTGGTGGCCTCGCTGACGGTCGTGCCGGGGCGCGCCACACCCCTGCAGGGAGGCGTCCACCTGGTGCTGTTCGCGGTGTATCTGGAGCTCGCCGTCAACCCGTAGGCGGACGGAGCGTCAGTACGTGACGGTGATGCGACGGGCCGGCCCGTCGACCCGTACGGTGCCCCCGTACGGGATGACGACCTGCGGGTCGGTGTGGCCGAAGTCCACGTCGAAGACGATCGTGGCCTCGGGGGCATAGTCCCGCATCGCCCGCAGTACCGCCTCGCGCTGGTCCGCCGCGTACCGGGCGGCCTCCTCGGGATTGTCGGGGTGCTCGAAGGACCACGTCTTCGGGCGGGCCATCAGCAGCGCGGAGAAGCGCCGGAGCAGGCCGCGCTCGCCCATGTTGCGCAGGGTGCGGAAGACGTCTGTGGCGCTCGGCAGCTCCTCGGAGGTCTCCAGGAGCAGCACGCCACCGTCGTACTCCGCCGGGTCTCGTGCGATCTCACGGTCGGCCATCAGCAGCCAGCCGAGGATCTCCAGACAGCCGCCCCAACTGCGCCCCTCGGTCACCCGGTCGGCGTTCACCCAGGACCAGCCCGACCCCGGCCGCAGCGCGGGCTCCTCGTCGAAGGTCGCGGGGTCGGCCCAGTCGCGGTTGATGTCGTTCCAGCGCTCGGCGGGCCGCAGCTCGTAGGGGCCCGGGGTGAACAGCGCCGCGCGCAGGGAGTCGGCGGTCTGCGGGTGCATGGCGCCGGGACGTCCCAGCTCGACCATGACGCTCGCGCCGTGGAAGCCGACGATGCCGGTGTTGCGCAGGTAGGCGAGCAGGTTCGTGTTGTCGCTCATGCCGAAGAACGGCTTCGGGCCGGCCCGGATCAGCTCCCGGTCCAGCAGTGGCAGCACGGTGATCTGGTCGTCACCGCCGATCGACGCGATCACGGCCTTGATCCCGGGGTCGGCGAAGGCCGCGTGGACGTCGGCGGCCCGCTCCGCGGGTGTCGAGCCCATTTTCCGGGTGGCCGGATACTCGACCGGCTCCAGCCCGTACTCCTCGCGCAGCCGTTTCAGGCCCAACTCGTAGGGCACCGGGAAGAGTCCCGGCAGCCCCGAGGCGGGCGATATCACTGCGACACGGTCGCCGGGCGAGGGCTTGGGCGGGTACGTGATCGGCGTCATGGACGGAGGGTACGACCGGCCGTACGGGCGGCGCACCGTGATAAACCGGGGTCCGAGCAGCGGTCGCGCAAGGGCTGCCGCACCCCGAACGGACCGGAGGAACCGTGCCCCGCACCCTGGCCAACGCCCCGATCATGATCCTCAACGGCCCCAACCTGAACCTGCTGGGTCAGCGACAGCCGGAGATCTACGGCTCCGACACCCTCGCCGACGTCGAGGCACTGTGTGTGAAGGCGGCCACGGCACGCGGCGGCACGGTGGACTTCCGGCAGTCCAACCACGAGGGCGAACTGGTCGACTGGATCCACGAGGCCCGGCTGCACCACTGCGGGATCGTGATCAATCCCGCCGCCTACTCGCACACCTCCGTCGCGATCCTGGACGCGCTCAACACCTGCGACGGGCTGCCGGTGGTGGAGGTCCACATCTCCAACATCCATCAGCGCGAATCGTTCCGGCACCACTCCTACGTGTCGCAGCGCGCCGACGGGGTGATCGCGGGGTGCGGTGTCCAGGGGTACGCGTTCGGCGTGGAGCGGATCGCGACGCTGGCGGGGACGGGCCGGGCCCAGGCCTGAGCCGCCGGGGCCGCCGGCCGAGGGCGGGAACCGGAGTACCGGCGGCCCGCGAACGCGTCGGACGAGGCGCCTGCGGCGGTCACCAGCCGCGTGCGCGCCACTGCGGCAGATGCGGCCGTTCCGCGCCGAGCGTGGTGTCCTTGCCGTGCCCCGGGTAGACCCACGTCTCGTCCGGGAGCACGTCGAAAACCTTGGTCTCGACATCGTGGATCAGGCTCGCGAACGCCTTCGGGTCGTTGTGTGTGTTGCCCACACCGCCCGGGAAGAGACAGTCCCCAGTGAACACATGGGGGTGCCCGTGCGGGTCGTCGTACACCAGGACGATGGAGCCCGGCGTGTGCCCGACCACGTGGCGCGCGGTGAGTTCCACCCGCCCCACCCGGATCGTGTCGCCGTCGTCGACCGGGACGTCGGTCGGCACGGGGATGCCCTCGGCGTCGTGCCGGCCCGCGTAGGTGCGGGCGCCGGTGGCCGCGACGACGTCGGCGAGCGCCTGCCAGTGGTCGCCGTGCCGGTGGGTGGTGACGACGGACGCGATGCCGCCGTCACCGATCGTGCCGAGCAGTGAGTGCGCCTCGTTCGCGGCGTCGATCAGCAACTGCTCGTCGGTGGCCCGGCAGCGCAGCAGATAGGCGTTGTTGTCCATCGGGCCGACCGCGACCTTGGTGATCATCAGGTCCTTGAGCTCGTGCACGTCGGCGGGGCCGCCGACGTGCACCTCTCCGCTGTACGTCATGACCGCCAGCCTAGCGCCGGACGGCGGTCCGAAGACCGTCGTCCACGGGCTACAGCGGGGGCAGCGACGGCAGCGGGCCGCCCTGCACCGACAGCGCGGATCCCTCACGGCGCCCGGCGAGCCAGCCGAGCAGGTCGGCGGGAGGGCCGGTGACGGTCACCTCGGGGCCGCCCCCCTCCCGGCCCGTGCTCCACGCGCGCGTGCCGTCCGAGAGCCGGGCGGGCGGCACGTCCGGGTGCCCGGTGAACCGGGCGGCCAGGAACCCGGTCTCCCGTTCCGTGAACTCCGCCGGAAGATCCTCCAGCTCGTACCCGATGCCCAGGTCCACGTGGTGCAGCTCCACCTCGGCCCAGCGCCGGAACGGCACCCGGGAGGCGGAGTCGGTGATCCCGTTGCGCAGCTCCACCGTGCGGGACCAGTCCGCGGGCGCGGCGGAGACGTCCTGGAACCGGGCCGCGCTCTCGCGCACGTCGGCGAGGTGGGCGTCGAGGGGGCGCGGGGCGTCGCGCTCGATGTCGGCGTCCCGGGCCTCGCCGGAGACGTACATGGGGCGTCCTTCGAGGACGTTCACGAGGGCGTCGGCGTTGCGGGCGAGGTGGGCGAGGACGTGGCCGCGGGTCCAGCCGGGAAGCCGTGACGACTCCGTCACGGACGCGTTGTCCAGTTTCCCGACCCCGGTGAGCAGCCGGTCGGTAGCGTCACGTACAGACGCCAGGTCATGAGCGTGATCAATCATGCTGCTGACCCTAGACCGAGCACCACCTTCGGGTGAAGGTGGTGGACAGTGCCCGCAAATCGAATGCACGTGCTATATGGTCGGGTGCGGCGTCGGGCATGCTGGGGAGTCGGGGTTTGTTGACAACCGGTGAATCCGACCGGCGTTGTCAGTGGCTCCCCCTAGTCTGAGGAAGACGGGGGCCTCGCCCCTGTCACTTCTCTCAAGAAAGGTGCGGACCGGCGTGGCCGACCGTCTCATCGTCCGTGGCGCGCGCGAGCACAACCTGAAGAACGTCTCGCTCGACCTGCCTCGTGACTCGCTCATCGTCTTCACGGGCCTGTCCGGGTCGGGCAAGTCCTCCCTGGCCTTCGACACCATCTTCGCCGAGGGCCAGCGGCGCTACGTGGAGTCGCTCTCCTCCTACGCCCGGCAGTTCCTCGGCCAGATGGACAAGCCGGACGTCGACTTCATCGAGGGCCTCTCCCCGGCGGTCTCCATCGACCAGAAGTCGACCTCGCGCAACCCGCGCTCCACGGTCGGCACCATCACCGAGGTCTACGACTACCTGCGCCTGCTCTTCGCCCGCATCGGCAAGCCGCACTGTCCCCAGTGCGCCCGGCCGATCACGCGCCAGTCGCCGCAGGCCATCGTCGACAAGGTCCTGGAGCTGCCGGAGGGCAGCCGCTTCCAGGTGCTGTCGCCGCTGGTGCGCGAGCGCAAGGGCGAGTTCGTCGACCTCTTCGCCGACCTCCAGACCAAGGGCTACTCCCGCGCGCGGGTGGACGGCGAGACCATCCAGCTCTCCAACCCGCCCACGCTGAAGAAGCAGGAGAAGCACACCATCGAGGTGGTCGTCGACCGCCTCACGGTCAAGGACTCCGCCAAGCGGCGCCTCACCGACTCCGTGGAGACCGCGCTCGGCCTGTCCGGCGGCATGGTCGTGCTCGACTTCGTCGACCTCCCCGAGGACGACCCCGAGCGCGAGCGCATGTACTCCGAGCACCTGTACTGCCCGTACGACGACCTGTCCTTCGAAGAGCTGGAGCCCCGCTCCTTCTCCTTCAACTCGCCCTTCGGCGCCTGCCCCGACTGCTCCGGCATCGGCACGCGCATGGAGGTCGACGCGGAGCTGATCGTCCCCGACGAGGACAAGTCCCTCGACGAGGGCGCCATCCACCCCTGGTCGCACGGACACACCAAGGACTACTTCGGCCGACTCATCGGTGCCCTCGCGGACGCTCTGGGCTTCCGGACGGACATCCCCTTCGCGGGCCTGCCGCTGCGCGCCCGCAAGGCCCTGCTGTACGGCCACAAGACCCAGGTCGAGGTCCGCTACCGCAACCGGTACGGGCGCGAGCGCCGGTACACCACGGCCTTCGAGGGCGCGATCCCGTTCGTCAAGCGCCGGCACAGCGAGGCCGAGAGCGACGCCAGCCGCGAGCGCTTCGAGGGCTACATGCGCGAGGTGCCCTGCCCCACCTGTGCGGGCACCCGGCTGAAGCCGCTCGTCCTCGCGGTCACGGTCATGGGCAAGTCGATCGCCGAGGTCTCGGCGATGTCCA
Coding sequences within it:
- a CDS encoding TerD family protein, whose protein sequence is MTVNMTKGQAISLQKNDGGSLTSVRMGLGWQAAPRRGLFGSRTREVDLDASAVLFADKQPVDVVFFRHLVSDDGSVRHTGDNLVGGVGQGGDDEAILVDLQRVPVHIDQIVFTVNSFTGQTFQEVQNAFCRLVDETNGQELARYTLAGGGAYTAQIMAKVHRAGQGWAMTAIGSPANGRTFQDLMPAILPVL
- a CDS encoding TerD family protein — protein: MTAELTRGQNHPLPRARLEIRVSAGTPIVAGATLGDENGKVHGVEWVAHPGTPALPGLEVSRQAAADHRLAVDLDAVPDAVHRVSVLLALPAGGQGPGRFGAVAAPFVAVTGLDGDEVASYTITGLEAESAVVALELYRRQGAWKVRAVGQGYAGGIAELLTDQDLPQAHQLAQNIQEAVAGGLARSVPAPPARTVDGNRPRQAATPAHGPDHGAAAPQGSTGPVSPASPYDTRSGSDPQPPEAPGQHGTQQPCPAGPGDSTSAGQSSAPTGGGPIDYSHPRRQNAAPPPPPPTARPAGPGQPARPVAGDATGWSMEERLYNQVWGMFEDLARTTAAYRSAVDFADSRMEKELDQVLSDPRSRIGGQGEAAREAARTRHAQLVSQAREVLDRDVAQLAAEAEVVEPALPAAFARWDNPVWHGYRVPMEIPMALRLGDLHLPEADRVSIPLLVRLPLERGLWIDSGRSASLDGSFADSHEMRRLGLEAAVAHAARLLAVYPAGEFTVHVIDPAGSGSQALAPLVRTGVLAAPPALGAAGTADVLARLTQRVDLVQMALRGGAPDALPPGLDTSQQLLIVNDFPHGFDDRAVNQLRYLADEGPAVGVHLMMVADREESAGYGPLLDPLWRALLRLTPVADDHLADPWVGHAWTYEPSLVPPGSQVLQHVLTQVAAARRPWDR
- a CDS encoding TerC/Alx family metal homeostasis membrane protein, giving the protein MEVSVTLWVLTVVGLAALIGADFFIGRKPHDVSIKEAGIWTAVWIALAGLFGIGLFVFGGGQPAGEFFAGYITEKSLSVDNLFVFILIMAKFAVPTQYQQRVLLVGVLVALVLRTIFIAAGAAIIANFSWVFYIFGAFLIYTAWKLIQEARADEEDEEFEENKLLKAAERRFGVADRYHGTKLWIEENGKRVMTPMLVVMLAIGTTDVLFALDSIPAIFGLTQDPYIVFTANAFALMGLRQLYFLLGGLLRKLVHLSYGLSVILGFIGIKLVLHALHESGVHVPEISIPVSLGVICGVLIVTTITSLRASKKQAEAEAAVSKDDDAPKDSVEA
- a CDS encoding calcium:proton antiporter, encoding MVTRPRTLVTQWTTVTPVIAVVLLAFTWGREVPGAVVALLTIVLAVAVLAAVHHAEVVAHRVGEPFGSLVLAVAVTVIEVALIVTLMADGGDKSATLARDTVFAAVMITCNGVVGLSLLVASLRHGTAVFNPEGTGAALATVATLATLSLVLPTFTTSAPGPEFSTVQLTFAALSSLVLYGLFIATLTVRHRDYFLPITRQGGVIAAEDHAHAPSARTALTSLGLLAMALIGVVGLAKGVSPTIEGGVDAAGLPHAVVGVIIALLVLLPETIAALRTARRDRVQTSLNLALGSAMASIGLTIPAVALASVWLSGPLVLGLGSTHMVLLALTVVVASLTVVPGRATPLQGGVHLVLFAVYLELAVNP
- a CDS encoding S66 family peptidase — its product is MTPITYPPKPSPGDRVAVISPASGLPGLFPVPYELGLKRLREEYGLEPVEYPATRKMGSTPAERAADVHAAFADPGIKAVIASIGGDDQITVLPLLDRELIRAGPKPFFGMSDNTNLLAYLRNTGIVGFHGASVMVELGRPGAMHPQTADSLRAALFTPGPYELRPAERWNDINRDWADPATFDEEPALRPGSGWSWVNADRVTEGRSWGGCLEILGWLLMADREIARDPAEYDGGVLLLETSEELPSATDVFRTLRNMGERGLLRRFSALLMARPKTWSFEHPDNPEEAARYAADQREAVLRAMRDYAPEATIVFDVDFGHTDPQVVIPYGGTVRVDGPARRITVTY
- the aroQ gene encoding type II 3-dehydroquinate dehydratase; this encodes MPRTLANAPIMILNGPNLNLLGQRQPEIYGSDTLADVEALCVKAATARGGTVDFRQSNHEGELVDWIHEARLHHCGIVINPAAYSHTSVAILDALNTCDGLPVVEVHISNIHQRESFRHHSYVSQRADGVIAGCGVQGYAFGVERIATLAGTGRAQA
- a CDS encoding MBL fold metallo-hydrolase, with protein sequence MTYSGEVHVGGPADVHELKDLMITKVAVGPMDNNAYLLRCRATDEQLLIDAANEAHSLLGTIGDGGIASVVTTHRHGDHWQALADVVAATGARTYAGRHDAEGIPVPTDVPVDDGDTIRVGRVELTARHVVGHTPGSIVLVYDDPHGHPHVFTGDCLFPGGVGNTHNDPKAFASLIHDVETKVFDVLPDETWVYPGHGKDTTLGAERPHLPQWRARGW
- a CDS encoding maleylpyruvate isomerase family mycothiol-dependent enzyme → MIDHAHDLASVRDATDRLLTGVGKLDNASVTESSRLPGWTRGHVLAHLARNADALVNVLEGRPMYVSGEARDADIERDAPRPLDAHLADVRESAARFQDVSAAPADWSRTVELRNGITDSASRVPFRRWAEVELHHVDLGIGYELEDLPAEFTERETGFLAARFTGHPDVPPARLSDGTRAWSTGREGGGPEVTVTGPPADLLGWLAGRREGSALSVQGGPLPSLPPL